A DNA window from Camelina sativa cultivar DH55 chromosome 13, Cs, whole genome shotgun sequence contains the following coding sequences:
- the LOC104735563 gene encoding chaperone protein ClpB3, chloroplastic — protein sequence MATTKTTATAAFSGVIGVGPETRRVSSFSHLQPSLAFPAKPNSFKALKLKQSARLTRRLEHQPFVVRCDASSSSSNGRLTQQEFTEMAWQSIVSSPDVAKENKQQIVETEHLMKALLEQKNGLARRIFSKIGVDNTKVLEATEKFIQRQPKVYGDAAGSMLGRDLEGLFQRARQFKKDLRDSYVSVEHLVLAFADDKRFGKQLFKDFQISAKSLKSAIESIRGKQSVIDQDPEGKYEALEKYGKDLTAMAREGKLDPVIGRDDEIRRCIQILSRRTKNNPVLIGEPGVGKTAISEGLAQRIVQGDVPQALMNRKLISLDMGALIAGAKYRGEFEDRLKAVLKEVTDSEGQIILFIDEIHTVVGAGATSGAMDAGNLLKPMLGRGELRCIGATTLDEYRKYIEKDPALERRFQQVYVDQPNVEDTVSILRGLRERYELHHGVRISDSALVEAAILSDRYISGRFLPDKAIDLVDEAAAKLKMEITSKPTALDELDRAVIKLEMERLSLTNDTDKASRERLNRIETELVLLKEKQAELTEQWEHERSVMSRLQSIKEEIDRVNLEIQQAEREYDLNRAAELKYGSLNSLQRQLNGAEKELDEYLSSGKSMFREEVLGSDIAEIVSKWTGIPVSKLQQSERDKLLHLEEELHKRVIGQNPAVTAVAEAIQRSRAGLSDPGRPIASFMFMGPTGVGKTELAKALASYLFNTEEALVRIDMSEYMEKHAVSRLIGAPPGYVGYEEGGQLTETVRRRPYSVILFDEIEKAHGDVFNVFLQILDDGRVTDSQGRTVSFTNSVIIMTSNVGSQFILNNTDEDANELAYETIKERVMNAARSIFRPEFMNRVDEYIVFQPLDREQINRIVRLQLARVQKRIADRKMKINITDAAVDLLGSLGYDPNYGARPVKRVIQQNIENELAKGILRGDFKEEDGILIDNEVTAFSNGQLPQQKLIFKKIESEAAGAEQEEEAFSKQSS from the exons ATGGCGACGACTAAGACGACTGCTACGGCGGCGTTTAGTGGTGTGATCGGCGTTGGACCGGAGACTCGAAGGGTTTCTTCGTTTTCTCATCTTCAACCTTCTTTGGCTTTTCCGGCGAAACCCAATTCTTTTAAAGCTCTTAAACTAAAGCAGAGCGCGAGGCTCACGCGGCGACTTGAGCATCAGCCTTTCGTTGTCCGAtgtgatgcttcttcttcttcttctaatggaAGG CTTACACAGCAAGAGTTCACAGAAATGGCGTGGCAATCGATAGTTTCGTCGCCAGATGTTGCTAAAGAGAATAAGCAACAGATTGTGGAGACAGAGCATCTAATGAAAGCTCTTCTGGAGCAGAAGAATGGTTTAGCTCGCAGGATTTTCTCTAAGATCGGTGTGGATAACACAAAGGTTCTAGAAGCGACAGAGAAGTTCATTCAACGCCAACCAAAG GTGTATGGAGATGCTGCTGGTTCGATGTTGGGGCGTGATTTGGAAGGTCTGTTCCAGAGAGCAAGACAGTTTAAGAAAGATTTAAGAGACTCTTATGTGTCAGTGGAGCATTTGGTTCTTGCTTTTGCTGATGATAAGCGGTTTGGGAAACAGTTGTTTAAGGATTTTCAGATTTCTGCGAAGAGCTTGAAATCTGCAATTGAATCTATCAGAGGGAAACAATCAGTCATTGACCAAG ATCCGGAAGGCAAGTATGAGGCATTGGAGAAGTATGGAAAAGATTTGACAGCAATGGCTAGAGAAGGAAAACTCGATCCTGTGATTGGTAGAGATGACGAGATTCGTAGATGCATTCAGATTCTTTCAAGGAGAACAAAGAACAACCCTGTGTTGATCGGTGAACCAGGTGTTGGTAAAACCGCAATTTCAGAAGG ACTTGCTCAGAGAATTGTGCAAGGAGATGTACCTCAAGCATTGATGAACAGAAAG TTAATATCACTGGATATGGGTGCTCTCATTGCTGGAGCGAAGTATAGGGGAGAATTCGAAGATAGACTAAAGGCTGTACTTAAGGAAGTCACAGACTCAGAAGGCCAAATCATTTTGTTTATCGATGAGATCCATACAGTTGTTGGAGCAG gtGCGACTAGTGGGGCGATGGATGCTGGTAATCTTCTGAAACCGATGCTAGGTCGAGGCGAGTTACGTTGTATCGGTGCAACAACGCTTGATGAATATAGGAAATACATTGAGAAAGATCCTGCCTTGGAACGTAGGTTTCAACAGGTTTATGTCGATCAACCTAATGTTGAAGACACGGTTTCAATTCTCCGTGGTTTGCGGGAAAGGTATGAACTTCATCATGGAGTTCGTATCTCCGATAGCGCTCTAGTGGAAGCTGCTATCCTCTCAGACCGTTACATCAGTGGCCGGTTTCTACCCGATAAAG CAATTGACTTGGTTGATGAAGCGGCAGCCAAATTGAAAATGGAGATCACTTCAAAACCGACAGCTCTTGACGAGCTTGACCGTGCGGTGATAAAGCTTGAAATGGAGAGACTTTCGCTCACTAACGATACAGACAAAGCttctagagagagattgaaTCGAATCGAAACAGAATTAGTGTTACTAAAGGAGAAGCAAGCTGAGTTAACCGAGCAGTGGGAGCACGAGAGGTCTGTTATGTCCCGTCTTCAGTCGATTAAAGAGGAGATTGATCGAGTAAACCTCGAGATCCAGCAAGCGGAACGTGAATACGATCTCAACCGTGCAGCAGAGCTCAAATACGGAAGCTTAAACTCATTGCAGCGACAGCTAAACGGTGCAGAGAAGGAGCTCGACGAATACTTAAGCTCCGGAAAATCTATGTTTAGAGAAGAGGTTTTGGGTAGCGATATCGCCGAGATTGTGAGTAAATGGACTGGAATCCCAGTTTCAAAGCTTCAACAATCCGAAAGAGACAAACTTTTACATTTGGAAGAAGAATTGCATAAACGGGTGATCGGTCAAAATCCAGCAGTGACTGCGGTAGCTGAAGCAATCCAACGATCAAGAGCAGGTCTTTCGGATCCAGGCCGTCCAATAGCTAGTTTCATGTTTATGGGACCAACCGGTGTTGGTAAAACTGAACTAGCCAAAGCACTTGCGTCTTATTTGTTCAACACAGAAGAAGCCTTGGTGAGAATCGACATGAGTGAGTACATGGAGAAACATGCTGTGTCTAGACTCATTGGAGCTCCACCTGGATATGTTGGTTACGAAGAAGGCGGACAGTTAACGGAAACAGTTAGAAGAAGGCCTTACTCGGTCATCCTCTTTGATGAGATTGAGAAAGCTCATGGAGATGTCTTCAATGTCTTTCTCCAAATCTTGGACGATGGGCGAGTCACAGATTCTCAAGGGCGTACAGTGAGTTTCACCAATAGTGTTATTATTATGACCTCGAATGTTGGTTCGCAGTTTATTCTGAACAACACGGATGAGGATGCAAATGAGCTCGCTTATGAAACGATTAAAGAGAGAGTAATGAATGCTGCAAGATCTATCTTTCGTCCTGAATTCATGAATAGGGTTGACGAGTATATAGTTTTCCAACCTCTTGACCGCGAGCAGATCAACAGAATTGTCCGGTTACag CTGGCACGTGTGCAGAAGCGAATTGCAGACAGGAAAATGAAGATAAACATTACGGATGCTGCGGTTGATCTTCTTGGAAGCCTCGGGTATGATCCAAACTATGGAGCTAGACCTGTTAAGCGTGTGATACAGCAAAACATTGAGAACGAGCTCGCTAAAGGTATCTTGAGAGGAGATTTCAAGGAGGAAGATGGCATTTTGATCGATAACGAGGTCACAGCCTTCTCCAACGGCCAGTTACCTCAGCAAAAGCTCATATTCAAGAAGATCGAGTCAGAAGCAGCAGGTgctgaacaagaagaagaagctttctcAAAACAGAGTAGTTAA
- the LOC104735565 gene encoding membrane-anchored ubiquitin-fold protein 2, which yields MAEVKDQLEIKFRLNDGSDIGPKWFPDATTVATLKETVVAQWPKDKENGPKTVKDVKLISAGRILENNKTVGDCRSPVCNLSGAVTTMHVIIQHQVIEQEKKKKKPKGDVKKQNKCVCLCFGARC from the exons ATGGCAGAGGTGAAGGATCAGTTAGAGATTAAGTTCCGGCTAAATGACGGTTCAGATATCGGTCCTAAATGGTTTCCCGATGCTACAACCGTTGCGACATTGAAGGAAACTGTTGTTGCTCAGTGGCCAAAAG ATAAGGAGAACGGGCCAAAGACGGTGAAAGATGTGAAACTGATAAGCGCAGGTAGAATATTGGAGAACAACAAGACGGTTGGAGATTGCAGGAGTCCTGTCTGTAATCTCTCAGGTGCTGTCACCACAATGCATGTAATAATTCAACATCAGGTTATTGAACAAG aaaagaagaagaagaagcctaaaGGTGATgtgaagaaacagaacaaatgtGTCTGTTTATGTTTTGGAGCTCGGTGTTAA
- the LOC104735566 gene encoding probable galacturonosyltransferase 14, producing the protein MQLHISPSMRSITISSSNEFIDLMKIKVAARHISYRTLFHTILILAFLLPFVFILTAVVTLEGVNKCSSIDCLGRRIGPRLLGRVDDSERLARDFYKILNEVSTQVIPDGLKLPNSFSQLVSDMKNNHYDAKTFALVLRAMMEKFERDMRELKFAELMNKHFAASSIPKGIHCLSLRLTDEYSSNAHARRQLPSPEFLPVLSDNTHHHFILSTDNILAASVVVSSTVQSSSKPEKIVFHIITDKKTYAGMHSWFALNSVAPAIVEVKGVHQFDWLTRENVPVLEAVESHNGVRNYYHGNHVAGANLAETTPRTFASKLQSRSPKYISLLNHLRIYIPELFPNLDKVVFLDDDIVVQGDLSPLWDIDLGGKVNGAVETCRGEDEWVMSKRLRNYFNFSHPLIAKHLDPEECAWAYGMNVFDLQAWRKTNIRETYHSWLRENLKSNLTMWKLGTLPPALIAFKGHVHIIDSSWHMLGLGYQNMTNIGNVKKAAVIHYNGQSKPWLEIGFEHLRPFWTKYVNYSNDFIKNCHILE; encoded by the exons ATGCAGCTTCACATATCGCCTAGCATGAGAAGCATCACGATTTCGAGCAGCAATGAGTTTATTGACTTGATGAAGATCAAGGTCGCAGCTCGTCACATCTCTTACCGAACTCTCTTCCACACCATCTTAATCCTCGCTTTCTTGTTGCCTTTTGTCTTCATCCTCACCGCTGTTGTTACCCTCGAAGGTGTCAACAAATGCTCCTCCATTG attgtttagGGAGACGGATAGGTCCACGTCTTCTTGGTAGGGTAGATGATTCAGAG AGACTAGCTAGagacttttataaaattctaaacgaAGTAAGCACTCAAGTAATTCCAGATGGTTTGAAGCTTCCCAATTCTTTTAGTCAACTTGTCTCGGATATGAAGAATAACCACTATGATGCAAAAACATTTGCTCTTGTGCTGCGAGCCATG ATGGAGAAGTTTGAACGGGATATGAGGGAATTAAAATTTGCAGAACTTATGAACAAGCACTTCGCAGCAAGTTCCATTCCCAAAGGCATTCATTGTCTCTCTCTAAGACTGACAGATGAATATTCCTCCAATGCTCATGCTCGTAGACAGCTTCCTTCACCAGAGTTTCTCCCTGTTCTTTCAGATAATACTCACCACCATTTTATTCTGTCTACGGACAATATTTTGGCTGCCTCAGTTGTGGTCTCATCCACTGTTCAGTCATCTTCAAAACCCGAGAAAATTGTCTTTCACATCATCACAGACAAGAAGACATATGCGGGTATGCATTCATGGTTTGCGTTAAATTCTGTTGCACCAGCTATCGTTGAGGTTAAAGGTGTCCATCAGTTTGACTGGTTGACGAGAGAGAATGTTCCGGTTTTGGAAGCTGTGGAAAGCCATAATGGTGTCAGGAACTATTATCATGGGAATCATGTCGCTGGGGCAAACCTCGCAGAAACAACTCCTCGAACATTTGCTTCAAAATTGCAGTCTAGAAGTCCAAAATACATATCTTTGCTCAACCATCTTAGAATATATATTCCAGAG CTTTTCCCGAACTTGGACAAGGTGGTATTTTTAGACGATGATATAGTTGTTCAGGGAGACTTGAGTCCGCTTTGGGATATTGACCTTGGTGGTAAGGTCAATGGAGCAGTAGAAACTTGCCGGGGTGAAGATGAATGGGTGATGTCAAAGCGTTTAAGGAATTACTTCAATTTCTCTCACCCGCTCATCGCAAAGCATTTAGATCCCGAAGAATGTGCATGGGCATATGGTATGAATGTCTTTGATCTGCAAGCTTGGAGGAAGACAAATATCAGAGAAACGTATCACTCTTGGCTTAGAGAG AATCTAAAGTCGAATCTGACAATGTGGAAGCTTGGAACCCTGCCTCCTGCTCTTATCGCGTTCAAGGGTCACGTCCACATAATAGACTCATCATGGCATATGCTTGGATTGGGCTATCAGAACATGACTAACATTGGAAATGTGAAGAAAGCTGCAGTGATCCACTACAATGGCCAATCCAAGCCATGGCTCGAGATCGGTTTCGAACATCTCCGGCCGTTCTGGACAAAATACGTCAACTACTCCAATGATTTTATCAAGAATTGTCACATCTTGGAGTAG
- the LOC104738002 gene encoding uncharacterized protein LOC104738002, with amino-acid sequence MEEEHQGLDKPINGALRHLKITHSREETEESTNQQRDLSCYYNLRENPKKKTQESPEPMKKNLFRCDECGKGFRYEKCYSNHRAVMHSSTNQKVYEETMMSMCRSFSLVRKKKRSRLIRFKKTSFSCSFTTFTESRSVFAANDEELEVADCLILLSKSSPKFVDGLKLVAEAVDVTPKGSSDFGCLRNKKPLKGGDFESGFFSNEQRLKEEVFSSHGTPKEPGGFLRDDNRLNQQKRRKVGEFKSVFLSNEQRLLEEEVTSPVIFKGPASFLGGKHEVDQLKRCKAGDFESRFNRTELGVRVMECTDSDTEMITESDRKNAEHQCRLCNKIFSTYQALGGHQTYHRMNKSKNKMEESVELEDESVRCSVTKRRRHASVVASVQGSSARFMV; translated from the coding sequence atggaagaagaacaTCAAGGTCTCGATAAACCCATCAATGGAGCTCTGCGACATCTCAAGATCACTCATTCacgagaagaaacagaagaatcGACGAACCAACAGCGAGACCTCTCTTGTTACTACAACCTAAGGGAAAATCCGAAGAAGAAGACCCAGGAATCTCCGGAACCGATGAAGAAGAATCTGTTCAGATGCGATGAATGTGGAAAAGGGTTTCGGTACGAGAAATGTTATTCGAATCATCGAGCGGTGATGCATTCTTCGACGAACCAGAAGGTTTATGAAGAAACTATGATGAGTATGTGTCGTAGCTTCAGTcttgtgaggaagaagaaaagatcgaGGCTTATTAGGTTCAAGAAGACTTCATTTTCTTGTTCGTTTACAACATTTACTGAGTCGCGTTCTGTTTTTGCTGCCAATGATGAAGAGCTAGAAGTTGCCGATTGTTTGATTCTTTTGTCTAAGAGTAGTCCCAAGTTTGTAGACGGACTTAAACTTGTTGCTGAAGCAGTAGATGTTACTCCTAAAGGTAGCTCTGATTTTGGTTGTTTGCGCAACAAGAAACCTCTAAAAGGCGGTGACTTTGAATCTGGGTTTTTCAGTAATGAGCAAAGACTTAAGGAAGAAGTGTTTAGTAGTCATGGAACACCGAAAGAACCAGGTGGCTTCTTGAGAGACGATAACAGATTGAATCAGCAGAAACGGAGAAAAGTTGGTGAATTTAAATCTGTGTTTTTGAGTAATGAGCAAAGACTGCTAGAAGAAGAGGTTACTTCCCCTGTTATATTCAAAGGACCAGCGAGTTTCTTAGGAGGTAAACATGAAGTGGATCAGCTGAAACGGTGCAAAGCCGGTGACTTTGAATCTAGGTTTAACAGAACTGAGCTTGGAGTAAGGGTTATGGAGTGTACTGACTCAGACACTGAGATGATAACTGAATCTGATAGGAAGAACGCTGAGCATCAATGCAGGTTGTGCAACAAAATATTCTCGACTTATCAAGCTCTAGGAGGTCATCAGACGTATCATCGGATGAACAAAAGTAAGAACAAGATGGAGGAATCAGTTGAACTTGAGGACGAATCTGTGAGATGCTCAgtgacaaagagaagaagacacgCAAGTGTAGTAGCATCCGTTCAAGGAAGTTCAGCTCGGTTCATGGTTTAG